One stretch of Amycolatopsis tolypomycina DNA includes these proteins:
- a CDS encoding PD40 domain-containing protein, with protein sequence MKKLVLALTGTALLVAAAVTYTVSARHGTADAEPAAAVTLAPGQLLFRDTATGRVGTVPLGLADGKPQLSGLKCDRFAVAKQTAVCLAVRPGTLPAITDVLVLDDHLAVRHAEALPGTPSRARVSPDGKRVYWTLFVTGDSYAQTGFSTRAGLYEVETGRLVKTIEELPVFVDGKRYFSHDVNYWGITFAPDGNRFYATLGSKGRTYLVEGDYGRYRGRTLRENVECPSLSPDGKRVAFKKKVAEGVWRLAVLDLASMRETELAETRSVDDQALWQDDRTILYGLENAVWAVPADGTGTPRRLVGGAASPAVTG encoded by the coding sequence GTGAAGAAACTCGTCCTCGCCCTCACCGGCACGGCCCTCCTGGTCGCCGCCGCCGTCACGTACACGGTCAGCGCCCGCCACGGCACGGCCGACGCCGAACCCGCGGCCGCGGTGACCCTCGCGCCGGGCCAGCTGCTGTTCCGCGACACCGCCACCGGCCGCGTCGGCACCGTCCCGCTCGGCCTGGCTGACGGGAAACCGCAGCTCAGCGGCCTGAAGTGCGATCGGTTCGCGGTGGCGAAGCAGACGGCGGTGTGCCTCGCCGTCCGGCCCGGCACGCTCCCGGCGATCACCGACGTCCTCGTCCTCGACGACCACCTCGCCGTCCGCCACGCCGAAGCCCTGCCCGGCACGCCGAGCCGCGCGCGCGTCTCGCCGGACGGCAAGCGCGTCTACTGGACGCTGTTCGTCACGGGTGATTCGTACGCGCAGACCGGCTTCTCGACCCGCGCCGGGCTGTACGAGGTCGAGACCGGACGGCTGGTCAAGACGATCGAGGAGCTGCCGGTGTTCGTCGACGGCAAGCGGTACTTCTCGCACGACGTCAACTACTGGGGCATCACGTTCGCCCCCGACGGCAACCGCTTCTACGCCACCCTCGGCAGCAAGGGCCGGACGTACCTGGTCGAGGGCGACTACGGGCGCTACCGGGGCAGAACGCTGCGCGAGAACGTCGAATGCCCGTCACTGTCCCCGGACGGCAAGCGGGTCGCCTTCAAGAAGAAGGTCGCCGAAGGTGTCTGGCGGCTGGCCGTCCTGGACCTCGCGAGCATGCGGGAGACCGAGCTCGCCGAGACCCGCAGCGTCGACGACCAGGCCCTCTGGCAGGACGACCGGACCATCCTGTACGGGCTGGAGAACGCCGTCTGGGCCGTGCCGGCGGACGGCACCGGGACGCCGCGCCGGCTGGTGGGCGGGGCGGCGTCGCCGGCCGTCACGGGGTGA
- the iolD gene encoding 3D-(3,5/4)-trihydroxycyclohexane-1,2-dione acylhydrolase (decyclizing), producing the protein MRGLGPRTTQKLTTAQALVRWILAQRSETLDGREVPLFPGVFAIFGHGNVLGLGTALEEHRGDIPVWRGHTEQGMALAAVGYAKATHRRQVGVVTSSIGPGALNMVTAAGVAHANRLPVLLLPGDTFTNRAPDPVLQQIEPFGDATATVNDAFRAVSRYFDRITRPEQLISTLPQVARVLTDPAEAGPVTLALPQDVQAETYDFPEALFEPVTHRPLRPRPDRRSLTEAAGVLRAAKRPLMVLGGGVRYSGAGQRALDFAERHGIPLVETTAGRTLVPHGHPLHAGPLGITGSTSANVVAAAADVVLAVGTRLQDFTTASWTVFSPEVRLVSLNAARFDAVKHGALSVVADADAGLADLAAQLESWRVDPSWTSRAAAERASWDAHIDSLRSPAGELPSYAQVVGVVNDLSAADDYVMTASGGLPGELIGGWRGSGSVSMDVEYGFSCMGYELSGAWGAAIAHPGLVTTLLGDGSYLMLNSELFSAAFAGHPFVAVVCDNDGYAVIARLQEGQGGKPFNNFYADCTTSHASPPRVDFARHAESLGCVVFTASTVDSLRAAYASAREAAVSEQRPAVVVVKTQPSSWTEAGAWWEVGVPEHLAGREGYERGKGGQVRYLGS; encoded by the coding sequence GTGCGGGGGCTTGGCCCCCGCACAACACAGAAGCTGACAACCGCTCAGGCGCTGGTCCGCTGGATCCTCGCCCAGCGCTCGGAAACCCTCGACGGGCGCGAAGTCCCGCTGTTCCCGGGGGTGTTCGCGATCTTCGGGCACGGCAACGTCCTCGGCCTCGGCACCGCGCTGGAGGAACACCGCGGCGACATCCCCGTCTGGCGCGGGCACACCGAGCAGGGCATGGCCCTGGCCGCGGTCGGGTACGCGAAAGCCACGCACCGGCGGCAGGTCGGCGTCGTGACGTCGTCGATCGGGCCGGGCGCGCTGAACATGGTCACCGCGGCCGGTGTCGCCCACGCGAACCGGCTGCCGGTGCTGCTGCTGCCGGGCGACACGTTCACCAACCGGGCGCCGGACCCGGTACTGCAGCAGATCGAGCCGTTCGGCGACGCGACCGCAACGGTGAACGACGCCTTCCGCGCGGTCTCGCGCTACTTCGACCGCATCACCCGGCCCGAACAGCTGATCTCGACGTTGCCGCAGGTCGCGCGGGTGCTCACGGACCCGGCCGAGGCCGGGCCGGTGACCCTCGCGCTGCCGCAGGACGTCCAAGCGGAGACGTACGACTTCCCGGAAGCGCTGTTCGAGCCGGTGACGCACCGGCCGCTGCGCCCGCGCCCGGACCGGCGGTCGCTCACCGAGGCAGCCGGGGTGCTGCGCGCGGCGAAGCGGCCGCTGATGGTGCTCGGCGGCGGCGTCCGGTACTCCGGGGCCGGGCAGCGCGCGCTGGACTTCGCCGAACGGCACGGGATCCCGCTCGTGGAGACGACAGCGGGCCGGACGCTCGTGCCGCACGGGCACCCGCTGCACGCCGGGCCGCTGGGCATCACCGGCTCGACGTCGGCGAACGTCGTCGCGGCGGCCGCGGACGTCGTGCTCGCGGTCGGCACACGGTTGCAGGACTTCACGACGGCGTCCTGGACCGTCTTCTCCCCCGAAGTCCGGCTGGTGTCGCTGAACGCGGCCCGGTTCGACGCGGTGAAGCACGGCGCGCTGTCGGTGGTCGCGGACGCCGACGCGGGGCTGGCGGACCTCGCCGCGCAGCTGGAGAGCTGGCGGGTGGACCCGTCGTGGACGTCGCGGGCCGCGGCCGAGCGGGCGTCGTGGGACGCGCACATCGACTCGCTGCGCTCCCCGGCGGGCGAGCTGCCGTCGTACGCGCAGGTCGTCGGCGTGGTCAACGACCTCTCGGCCGCCGACGACTACGTCATGACGGCATCGGGCGGGCTGCCGGGCGAGCTGATCGGCGGCTGGCGCGGGTCCGGTTCGGTGTCGATGGACGTCGAGTACGGGTTCTCCTGCATGGGCTACGAGCTGTCCGGCGCGTGGGGCGCGGCAATCGCGCACCCGGGCCTGGTGACGACGCTGCTGGGCGACGGCTCGTACCTGATGCTGAACTCGGAGCTGTTCTCGGCCGCGTTCGCCGGTCACCCGTTCGTCGCCGTGGTCTGCGACAACGACGGGTACGCCGTCATCGCGCGGCTGCAGGAGGGTCAGGGCGGGAAGCCGTTCAACAACTTCTACGCCGACTGCACGACTTCGCACGCTTCGCCACCGCGGGTCGACTTCGCGCGCCACGCGGAGTCACTGGGCTGCGTGGTGTTCACCGCGTCCACTGTGGACTCCCTGCGTGCGGCCTACGCGTCGGCTCGCGAAGCCGCTGTCTCGGAGCAGCGTCCGGCCGTGGTCGTGGTGAAGACGCAGCCGTCGAGCTGGACCGAAGCCGGGGCGTGGTGGGAGGTCGGCGTGCCCGAACACCTCGCCGGGCGGGAGGGTTACGAGCGCGGGAAGGGCGGCCAGGTGCGTTACCTCGGATCCTGA
- the iolB gene encoding 5-deoxy-glucuronate isomerase: MSKLHRPLGTLSDDADPVRLTPDTAGWRYSGLRVLSLAPGETRILHTGEFEAFVLPLSGSATVRVDGEVFELQGRDSVFTRVTDFAYVPRDAEVELSTKDGLEVALPMARCTRRLTPMYGPAEDVPVEVRGAGQATRQVTNFGVPGVWDHAAKLNACELITPGGNWSSYPPHKHDEATECEVVNEEIYYFRIAGRDGVTPSREGFGLHRTYTSDGELDEDVAVRDHDVFLIPRGYHGPCVAAPGYPMYYLNVLAGPAEERSMAFCDDPAHGWVRDTWATQELDPRCPVTSHEGRVL, encoded by the coding sequence GTGAGCAAGCTGCACCGTCCACTCGGGACACTGTCCGACGACGCCGACCCGGTCCGGCTGACCCCGGACACCGCGGGCTGGCGGTACTCCGGCCTGCGGGTGCTCTCCCTCGCCCCCGGCGAGACGCGGATCCTGCACACCGGCGAATTCGAGGCGTTCGTGCTGCCCCTGTCCGGCTCGGCGACGGTCCGGGTCGACGGCGAGGTCTTCGAACTCCAGGGCCGCGACTCGGTCTTCACGCGCGTCACGGACTTCGCGTATGTCCCGCGCGACGCCGAAGTCGAGTTGTCGACAAAGGACGGCCTCGAGGTGGCACTGCCGATGGCGCGCTGCACCCGGCGGCTCACGCCGATGTACGGGCCGGCGGAGGACGTCCCGGTCGAGGTCCGCGGCGCGGGCCAGGCCACGCGGCAGGTGACCAACTTCGGCGTGCCCGGCGTGTGGGACCACGCCGCCAAGCTCAACGCGTGCGAGCTGATCACCCCGGGCGGCAACTGGTCGTCCTACCCGCCGCACAAGCACGACGAAGCGACCGAGTGCGAGGTCGTCAACGAGGAGATCTACTACTTCCGCATCGCCGGCCGCGACGGCGTGACGCCGTCCCGCGAAGGCTTCGGCCTGCACCGGACGTACACGAGCGACGGCGAGCTGGACGAGGACGTGGCCGTGCGCGACCACGACGTCTTCCTCATCCCGCGCGGCTACCACGGGCCGTGCGTGGCCGCGCCGGGTTACCCGATGTACTACCTGAACGTCCTGGCCGGGCCGGCCGAAGAGCGGTCCATGGCGTTCTGCGACGACCCGGCGCACGGCTGGGTCCGCGACACGTGGGCAACGCAGGAGCTCGATCCGCGTTGTCCCGTCACGAGTCACGAAGGGCGTGTGCTGTGA
- a CDS encoding Cgl0159 family (beta/alpha)8-fold protein: MILTDERWEHLLHTRATNPGAVRQVYATRKRRPQLQSDQGTLFLVTADQEDLLDRRTLLERLLVALANPAVDGIIGTPDVVEELLLLHALHDKVVFGSMNPDDGFTGYDARTLVDCGLDGGEMRLRPADTAQACADAVTELAAYGLVAMIELPEDPASLGRAITVASALGTTSAHTWLKLPATSPAAVLGATTLPVVLGGLPPDWTLSHGVVRGLVMDTTLLGGNVKAAVEAAAKALEAAK; the protein is encoded by the coding sequence GTGATCCTCACCGACGAACGCTGGGAACACCTCCTGCACACCCGCGCCACCAACCCGGGCGCCGTCCGGCAGGTGTACGCGACCCGCAAGCGCCGTCCGCAGCTGCAGTCCGACCAGGGCACGCTGTTCCTGGTCACCGCCGATCAGGAGGACCTGCTCGACCGGCGGACGCTGCTGGAGCGGCTGCTGGTCGCGCTGGCCAACCCGGCCGTCGACGGCATCATCGGCACCCCGGACGTCGTCGAGGAACTGCTCCTGCTCCACGCTCTGCACGACAAGGTCGTCTTCGGATCGATGAACCCCGACGACGGCTTCACCGGCTACGACGCCCGCACGCTGGTCGACTGCGGTCTGGACGGCGGTGAAATGCGGCTGCGTCCGGCCGACACCGCCCAGGCCTGCGCGGACGCCGTCACCGAGCTGGCCGCATACGGTCTGGTCGCCATGATCGAGCTGCCGGAGGACCCGGCGTCGCTGGGGCGGGCGATCACGGTCGCGTCCGCCCTTGGGACGACGTCGGCGCACACCTGGTTGAAGCTGCCGGCCACCAGCCCGGCCGCCGTCCTGGGCGCCACGACTCTGCCGGTGGTGCTCGGCGGCCTGCCGCCGGACTGGACGCTGTCCCACGGGGTCGTCCGCGGCCTGGTGATGGACACCACCCTGCTCGGCGGAAACGTCAAGGCTGCTGTCGAAGCCGCCGCAAAGGCACTGGAGGCCGCGAAGTGA
- the iolC gene encoding 5-dehydro-2-deoxygluconokinase — MTLEALTIGRVGVDLYPEQSGVPLAGVSTFAKSLGGTATNVAVAAARLGRRTAVLTKVGPDGFGDYVRQALDGFGVSPEFVGTSPDLQTPVVFCELNPPADPPLLFYRSPIAPDLTLTDEDVPWDVVESVPLLWVTGTGVSAEPARTTQRKILEARGRREHTVLDLDYRPMFWPSVEQARAEIGGLLDHVTVAVGNRTEVEVAVGTADPDAAADALLERGLRLAVIKKGAEGVLVATPDGRSTVPPQRVEVVCGLGAGDGFGGALIHGLLAGWDPVRIAEYANAAGALVASRLACADAMPTAGEIEELL, encoded by the coding sequence GTGACTCTGGAGGCCTTGACGATCGGCCGGGTGGGCGTCGACCTCTACCCGGAGCAGAGCGGCGTGCCCCTGGCCGGGGTCAGCACGTTCGCCAAGTCGCTCGGCGGGACCGCGACCAACGTCGCGGTCGCCGCCGCGCGGCTCGGCCGGCGCACGGCGGTGCTCACCAAGGTCGGGCCGGACGGCTTCGGCGACTACGTCCGGCAGGCCCTCGACGGCTTCGGCGTCTCGCCGGAGTTCGTGGGCACCTCGCCGGACCTGCAGACGCCGGTCGTGTTCTGCGAGCTGAACCCGCCCGCGGACCCGCCCCTGCTGTTCTACCGCTCCCCCATCGCCCCCGACCTCACGCTCACCGACGAAGACGTGCCGTGGGACGTCGTCGAGTCGGTGCCGCTGCTGTGGGTCACCGGCACCGGTGTCTCCGCCGAACCCGCGCGGACCACCCAGCGCAAGATCCTCGAAGCCCGGGGCCGCCGGGAGCACACCGTCCTGGACCTGGACTACCGGCCGATGTTCTGGCCGTCCGTCGAGCAGGCGCGGGCCGAGATCGGCGGGCTGCTCGACCACGTCACGGTCGCGGTCGGCAACCGGACGGAGGTGGAGGTCGCCGTCGGCACCGCGGACCCCGACGCGGCGGCGGACGCCCTGCTCGAACGCGGCCTCCGGCTGGCCGTGATCAAGAAAGGCGCCGAAGGCGTGCTGGTGGCGACCCCGGACGGCCGGTCGACCGTCCCGCCGCAGCGCGTCGAGGTCGTCTGCGGCCTCGGTGCCGGTGACGGCTTCGGCGGGGCCCTGATCCACGGGCTGCTGGCGGGCTGGGACCCGGTGCGGATCGCGGAGTACGCGAACGCCGCGGGCGCGCTGGTGGCGTCCCGGCTGGCCTGCGCCGACGCCATGCCGACCGCCGGGGAGATCGAGGAGCTGCTGTGA
- a CDS encoding ATP-binding cassette domain-containing protein → MSLLEVRDIGKTYGSVIALRDVSTVVNAGEVTCVLGDNGAGKSTLIKILAGVHQHDRGEFLVEGEPVRFSSPREALDHGIATVYQDLAVVPLMSVWRNFFLGSEPTTGFGPFKMLDRKKGRETTKKALSDMGIDLRDVEQPVGTLSGGERQCVAIARAVYFGAKVLILDEPTAALGVKQAGVVLKYVAQARDRGLGVVLITHNPHHAYPVADRFLLLKRGAALGHYEKSEIDINELTRQMAGGAELEALEHELRQVEKA, encoded by the coding sequence ATGAGCCTGCTGGAAGTTCGCGACATCGGGAAGACCTACGGCAGCGTCATCGCCCTGCGCGATGTGTCCACTGTGGTCAATGCCGGCGAGGTCACCTGCGTGCTCGGCGACAACGGCGCCGGGAAGTCCACGCTGATCAAGATCCTGGCCGGCGTGCACCAGCACGACCGCGGCGAGTTCCTCGTCGAGGGCGAGCCGGTGCGGTTCTCGTCGCCCCGCGAGGCCCTTGACCACGGCATCGCGACCGTGTACCAGGACCTCGCCGTGGTGCCGCTGATGAGCGTCTGGCGCAATTTCTTCCTCGGCTCCGAGCCGACGACCGGGTTCGGGCCGTTCAAGATGCTCGACCGCAAGAAGGGCCGCGAGACGACGAAGAAGGCGTTGTCCGACATGGGCATCGACCTGCGGGACGTCGAGCAGCCGGTCGGGACGCTCTCGGGCGGTGAACGTCAGTGTGTCGCGATCGCCCGCGCGGTGTACTTCGGCGCGAAGGTGCTGATCCTCGACGAGCCGACGGCGGCGCTCGGCGTCAAGCAGGCCGGGGTGGTGCTGAAGTACGTCGCCCAGGCCCGTGACCGCGGGCTCGGCGTCGTGCTCATCACACACAACCCGCACCACGCTTATCCGGTGGCCGACCGGTTCCTGCTGCTCAAGCGGGGTGCCGCGCTCGGACACTACGAGAAGTCCGAGATCGACATCAACGAGCTGACCCGGCAGATGGCGGGCGGTGCCGAACTGGAAGCCCTCGAACACGAGCTGCGGCAGGTGGAAAAGGCGTGA
- a CDS encoding ABC transporter permease produces MQAQPDERVARKGLTDRLVVRPEIGALLGAVLVFVFFSVVTGQFLSPLGVATWLDDSSTLGIMAVVVALLMVGGEFDLSAGVMTASTSLVTAILATQAGWNVWLALLASLAFALGVGAFNGWLVMKTGLPSFIVTLGSFLALQGLNLGVTRLVTNTVQVSGMRSTSGYESAGGLFASTFDIGGTEFQSSIVWWIVVTAIAAWLLVRTRFGNWIFAVGGSQVSARSVGVPVVRTKILLFMGTALGAWLVGSINILRFASVQANQGIGLEFQYIIAAVIGGCLLTGGFGSAVGAAIGALIFGMARQGIVFAQWNSDWFMLFLGVMLLAAVLVNNAFRRRAERVRR; encoded by the coding sequence ATCCAGGCCCAGCCCGACGAGCGCGTCGCCAGGAAAGGGCTGACCGACCGCCTGGTCGTCCGCCCCGAAATCGGCGCGCTCCTCGGCGCGGTGCTGGTCTTCGTCTTCTTCTCCGTGGTCACCGGCCAGTTCCTCAGCCCGCTGGGCGTGGCGACCTGGCTCGACGACTCCTCGACGCTGGGCATCATGGCCGTCGTGGTCGCGCTGCTCATGGTCGGCGGCGAGTTCGACCTGTCGGCGGGCGTGATGACAGCGTCGACGTCGCTGGTCACGGCGATCCTGGCGACGCAGGCGGGCTGGAACGTCTGGCTCGCGTTGCTCGCGTCGCTGGCCTTCGCGCTCGGCGTCGGCGCGTTCAACGGCTGGCTGGTGATGAAGACAGGGCTGCCCAGCTTCATCGTCACGCTGGGGTCGTTCCTGGCCCTGCAGGGCCTCAACCTCGGCGTGACGCGGCTGGTCACCAACACCGTCCAGGTCTCGGGCATGCGCTCGACCAGCGGCTACGAGTCGGCCGGCGGGCTGTTCGCCTCGACGTTCGACATCGGCGGCACCGAGTTCCAGTCGTCGATCGTCTGGTGGATCGTCGTCACGGCGATCGCCGCGTGGCTGCTCGTGCGGACCCGCTTCGGCAACTGGATCTTCGCGGTCGGCGGGTCGCAGGTGTCGGCCCGCTCGGTCGGCGTGCCGGTGGTGCGCACGAAGATCCTGCTGTTCATGGGCACCGCGCTCGGCGCGTGGCTGGTCGGCTCGATCAACATCCTGCGGTTCGCCAGCGTGCAGGCCAACCAGGGCATCGGGCTGGAGTTCCAGTACATCATCGCGGCGGTGATCGGCGGCTGCCTGCTCACGGGCGGGTTCGGCTCGGCGGTGGGCGCGGCGATCGGTGCGCTGATCTTCGGCATGGCTCGCCAGGGCATCGTGTTCGCGCAGTGGAACAGCGACTGGTTCATGCTGTTCCTCGGCGTCATGCTGCTGGCCGCGGTCCTGGTCAACAACGCCTTCCGGCGTCGCGCGGAGAGGGTACGCCGATGA
- a CDS encoding sugar ABC transporter substrate-binding protein gives MLSFKKLAGVAAIAAAGLVLSACSGPTADNSSTSASGSSAAAAPSSSGPLKVAVVTHGSAGDAFWNVVKNGAEQAGKDLGVGVDYFSDGDPGNQARLIDNAVAQKVGGLVVSMANPQALQTSIQNAVKAGIPVITINSGEDFSAQFGAIAHVGQSEGLAGQGAGQRLKAAGKTKLLCVIHEAGNIGQNQRCDGAKQTFGNVTTLQVDISNPTDAQARIRGALQSDPSIDAVLALNSQVAARAVAAAKEASSKAQVATFDLNADVVAAIKDGSILFAVDQQQYEQGYLPIVFLKLYKENGNTIGGGKPVQTGPGFVDKTNIDTVAPYAQRGTR, from the coding sequence GTGTTGTCTTTCAAGAAGCTGGCCGGCGTGGCGGCGATCGCCGCCGCCGGGCTGGTCCTCTCCGCCTGCAGCGGCCCCACGGCCGACAACTCGAGCACCAGCGCCAGCGGCAGTTCCGCGGCCGCGGCGCCGAGTTCGAGCGGTCCGCTCAAGGTCGCCGTCGTCACCCACGGCAGCGCCGGTGACGCCTTCTGGAACGTGGTGAAGAACGGCGCCGAGCAGGCGGGCAAGGACCTGGGCGTAGGCGTCGACTACTTCTCCGACGGCGACCCGGGCAACCAGGCCCGCCTGATCGACAACGCGGTCGCGCAGAAAGTCGGCGGCCTGGTCGTCTCGATGGCCAACCCGCAGGCCCTGCAGACGTCGATCCAGAACGCGGTGAAGGCCGGCATCCCGGTCATCACCATCAACTCCGGCGAGGACTTCAGCGCCCAGTTCGGCGCGATCGCGCACGTCGGGCAGAGCGAGGGCCTCGCGGGCCAGGGCGCAGGCCAGCGGCTCAAGGCGGCAGGCAAGACCAAGCTGCTGTGCGTCATCCACGAAGCCGGCAACATCGGCCAGAACCAGCGCTGTGACGGCGCGAAGCAGACCTTCGGCAACGTCACCACGCTGCAGGTCGACATCTCCAACCCGACCGACGCGCAGGCCCGGATCCGCGGCGCCCTGCAGTCCGACCCGTCGATCGACGCCGTGCTGGCGCTGAACTCCCAGGTCGCGGCTCGCGCCGTCGCCGCCGCGAAGGAAGCGAGCTCCAAGGCCCAGGTGGCCACCTTCGACCTGAACGCCGACGTCGTCGCGGCCATCAAGGACGGCAGCATCCTCTTCGCCGTCGACCAGCAGCAGTACGAGCAGGGTTACCTGCCGATCGTGTTCCTCAAGCTGTACAAGGAAAACGGCAACACCATCGGCGGCGGCAAGCCCGTGCAGACCGGCCCCGGCTTCGTCGACAAGACCAACATCGACACCGTGGCCCCGTACGCGCAGCGCGGCACGCGATGA
- a CDS encoding TIM barrel protein, whose translation MTATIRVAAAPISWGVCEVPGWGRVLDAATVLGEMAGLGVQATELGPPGYLPRDPEELRTLLAGYHLTLVGGFLAVVLHADQENALKEAEESAALFAACGGDVLVLAAATGLDGYDDRPQLTDTEWATLVDTAGKIRDIAAGHGLRTVLHPHVGTHVEQQAEVERFLADSDLGLCLDTGHLMIGGTDPVELAKRYPERVGHVHLKDVRADLAAEVRAGRLGYTDAVGRGIYTPLGEGDVDVAAMVRSVQAAGYDGWYVLEQDTALGEDSPDDLPRRDTERSLAHLAKITDSL comes from the coding sequence GTGACAGCGACGATCCGCGTGGCTGCCGCCCCGATCTCCTGGGGCGTCTGCGAAGTCCCGGGCTGGGGCCGGGTGCTGGACGCGGCGACCGTGCTCGGCGAGATGGCCGGGCTGGGCGTGCAGGCCACCGAACTCGGCCCGCCGGGGTACCTCCCCCGCGACCCGGAAGAGCTGCGGACGCTGCTGGCCGGATATCACCTCACGCTCGTCGGCGGCTTCCTCGCCGTCGTCCTCCACGCCGACCAGGAAAACGCGCTCAAGGAAGCCGAGGAATCGGCCGCGCTCTTCGCCGCCTGCGGTGGCGATGTCCTCGTCCTCGCCGCCGCCACCGGCCTCGACGGCTACGACGACCGTCCACAGCTCACCGACACCGAATGGGCGACGCTCGTCGACACCGCGGGCAAGATCCGCGACATCGCGGCGGGCCACGGCCTGCGCACGGTGCTCCACCCGCACGTCGGCACGCACGTGGAGCAGCAGGCCGAGGTCGAGCGCTTCCTCGCCGATTCCGATCTCGGGTTGTGCCTCGACACCGGGCACCTGATGATCGGCGGGACGGATCCGGTCGAGCTGGCGAAGCGGTACCCCGAACGAGTGGGACACGTGCACCTCAAGGACGTCCGGGCCGACCTGGCGGCGGAGGTCCGCGCGGGACGGCTCGGCTACACCGACGCGGTCGGGCGGGGCATCTACACCCCGCTCGGCGAGGGCGACGTGGACGTGGCGGCGATGGTGCGCTCCGTCCAGGCCGCCGGCTACGACGGCTGGTACGTCCTCGAACAGGACACCGCCCTCGGCGAGGACAGCCCCGACGACCTACCCCGGCGGGACACCGAGCGCAGCCTGGCCCACCTCGCGAAGATCACCGACTCCCTCTGA
- a CDS encoding LacI family DNA-binding transcriptional regulator, with translation MVRPTMEDVAARAGVSRALVSLVMNNSPKVSEARRAAVLRAAEELGYQPHVMARSLASRTSTVLGVMVNDLRNAFFADVVEGLDAAAQAAGFDLILNTGGRSPTREWNALHNLLSFRPAGIILLSPVVPAASIQVAAKQCPVVLVSRTIRSSTVDTVNDDGEAGSALAVDHLVGLGHRRIAHLDGGGAAGAAQRRRGFQSAMRRHGLEPIVVPSEHTDTGGEKSVRELLATYSRADLPTGLVAGNDFNAVGAISALEEAGLRVPEDVSVVGYDNTSLAALRHLSLTTVDQPRTEMGRLAFEALIERVRGERTEPVRHLLHPSLVVRATTAEFLIRPKEGRLPGGP, from the coding sequence ATGGTGCGTCCGACCATGGAGGACGTCGCCGCACGGGCGGGAGTTTCCCGCGCGCTGGTCTCCCTGGTGATGAACAATTCACCGAAGGTGTCCGAGGCGCGGCGAGCGGCGGTACTGCGCGCGGCCGAGGAACTCGGCTACCAGCCGCACGTGATGGCGCGGTCGCTGGCCAGCCGCACGTCCACCGTGCTCGGCGTGATGGTCAACGACCTGCGCAACGCGTTCTTCGCCGACGTCGTCGAGGGGCTGGACGCGGCCGCGCAGGCCGCGGGCTTCGACCTGATCCTCAACACGGGCGGCCGCAGTCCCACCCGCGAGTGGAACGCCCTGCACAACCTGCTTTCCTTCCGCCCGGCGGGAATCATCCTGCTGTCCCCGGTCGTCCCGGCGGCGTCGATCCAGGTCGCGGCCAAGCAGTGCCCGGTCGTGCTGGTCTCGCGGACGATCCGCTCGTCCACTGTGGACACGGTGAACGACGACGGTGAGGCGGGTTCGGCGCTGGCCGTCGACCACCTCGTCGGGCTGGGGCACCGGCGCATCGCCCACCTGGACGGCGGCGGCGCGGCCGGGGCGGCCCAGCGGCGGCGCGGGTTCCAGTCGGCGATGCGGCGCCACGGGCTGGAGCCCATCGTCGTGCCCAGCGAGCACACCGACACCGGCGGCGAGAAGTCGGTGCGCGAGCTGCTGGCGACGTACTCGCGCGCCGATCTGCCCACGGGGCTGGTGGCCGGCAACGACTTCAACGCCGTCGGGGCGATCTCGGCCCTGGAGGAAGCCGGGCTGCGCGTGCCCGAAGACGTCTCGGTCGTCGGCTACGACAACACGTCGCTTGCCGCGCTGCGGCACCTCTCACTGACCACAGTGGACCAGCCGCGCACCGAAATGGGGCGGCTGGCCTTCGAAGCGCTGATCGAGCGCGTCCGCGGGGAGCGCACGGAGCCGGTCCGGCACCTGCTGCACCCGTCCTTGGTGGTCCGGGCGACCACCGCCGAGTTTCTGATCCGGCCAAAAGAAGGCCGTCTCCCGGGCGGCCCGTAA